Proteins from a single region of Pseudomonadota bacterium:
- a CDS encoding type II toxin-antitoxin system HicA family toxin, which produces MLRKNSLRVTVPMHTNKIIPKGTLLAILRQAKISKKEFLELL; this is translated from the coding sequence ATTTTAAGAAAAAATTCTCTGAGAGTTACCGTGCCAATGCATACAAACAAAATTATTCCAAAAGGAACTTTATTGGCAATTCTGCGACAAGCCAAAATCTCCAAAAAGGAATTTT